A segment of the Candidatus Sumerlaea chitinivorans genome:
AACAGTTCAAAGGCGAGCGGCTCCAACGGTTTCGCTATGCCTACAATAACTCAGCTGCGGACACGGGCGGAGTCATTGGTGGCGCAAATAATGTGGAGCGGGATTCTCACGACATCTGGTTCGCTCGGTGCTTGTGGGTGCCGCCAGAATATAGTTTCACGCCACAGGCAACAGACGTAAAATTCCCCCACGGCGAAAACTTCGACCGCGAAAACGCACTCATGTCTAATGGCCGAGTGGAGTTACGCGACGGCCGAGCTGATTTTCGTGCGGCGTACTCGATTCCCGCTCCATGAACAAATGCGGCAACATCTTGTGCTTGCCAGTACCCGGCGGGAAACGCAAGGGTTCCGATTATGAAGCAAACAAGCAAAACTCCGTCCATTCGTGCGATCCTTGATCGTGTCGCAAAAGGTGAACTTAAAGTCCCCCAAGCGGAGAAGTTACTGAGGGAAATTAGTGTCGAGGGCTATGCTGAACTCCTACACACGAAAGTGGATCTGCATCGCCGCCACCGACGCGGGGTAGCCGAGGCCGTGTATTGCGCCAACAAAACGGCGGACCAAATAGTAGCCATCGTGAGAAAAATTGAAGAATCTGGACAAAATGTTTTGTGCACACGCGTGCCTGAAACAACGGCGAAAGCGGTACTCGAGCAATGCCCAGACCTAAAGTACTCGCCTGTTGCGCGTATGCTTTACAAGCAGGTGGAACGGCGCACCGCTCGCCCCCAAGGTCTCATTGCGGTGCTCACGGCTGGCACCTCGGACATCCCTGTCGCGGAGGAAGCGGCGTTGAGCGCCGAACTTATGGGGAACCGCGTCGTACGTCTCCACGACGTGGGAGTAGCAGGACTTCATCGGCTTCTTCAGAGTGGCACCGATCTGCTCCTGCGGGCACGAGTCATAATCGTTGTCGCGGGCATGGAAGGGGCGCTGCCGAGCGTGGTTGCAGGCCTCACCGCTGCGCCCGTCATCGCCGTCCCCACCAGTGTGGGCTATGGCGCTGCCTTCGGAGGAGTTGCGGCCCTCCTCGGAATGCTGAATTCTTGTAGCGGTGGAGTCGCCGTCGTGAACATTGATAACGGGTTCGGGGCAGCCCTCATCGCACATCTCATCAATCAACGCCATACGGAAAGAAAAGGAGCACGGTAGCGAAATTGCGGACGGCTTTCTTTGACTGCTATAACGGCGTGAGTGGCGACATGACACTCGGCGCACTCATTGATCTGGGGGTTCCCATTGCAGAGCTCCAAGAGATGGTCCGAACGCTTGGGCTCTCAGAAGTAACGGTGTCGGCAGAAACTGTTCAGCGATGCGGGGTGGCAGCAACACAGGTCCATGTCCACTTTCCTCATCAGCA
Coding sequences within it:
- a CDS encoding Circadian phase modifier, with the protein product MKQTSKTPSIRAILDRVAKGELKVPQAEKLLREISVEGYAELLHTKVDLHRRHRRGVAEAVYCANKTADQIVAIVRKIEESGQNVLCTRVPETTAKAVLEQCPDLKYSPVARMLYKQVERRTARPQGLIAVLTAGTSDIPVAEEAALSAELMGNRVVRLHDVGVAGLHRLLQSGTDLLLRARVIIVVAGMEGALPSVVAGLTAAPVIAVPTSVGYGAAFGGVAALLGMLNSCSGGVAVVNIDNGFGAALIAHLINQRHTERKGAR